The Oryzias melastigma strain HK-1 linkage group LG13, ASM292280v2, whole genome shotgun sequence genome window below encodes:
- the ctsc gene encoding dipeptidyl peptidase 1, whose product MKLSGVCVFLVLLVGAWGDTPANCTYEDLLGTWVFQVSKGGHDQSVNCSVEATSESSVTVTLEKLSVATDELGNTGFFTLIYNQGFEVVLGGYKWFAFFKYSQKGSEVTSYCDQTLPGWVHDVLGRNWGCFVGKKVKSVPRRTDYKPIPNIRLLQKPYKLNQDFIQLINSVQNSWRAAPHPEHETYTLQELHYRAGGPASRVPVRVRPAPVTADLAKVAAALPESWDWRNVGGVNFVSPVRNQASCGSCYSFATMGMLEARVRILTNNSQTPVFSPQQVVSCSEYSQGCDGGFPYLIGKYSQDFGIVEESCFPYTAKDSPCGVPQNCGRLYTADYKYVGGFYGGCSEMAMMKELVHHGPMAVAFEVYPDFMHYSGGIYHHTGLADPFNPFELTNHAVLLVGYGHCHKTGQKYWIVKNSWGTSWGEDGFFRIRRGSDECSIESIAVAATPIPKL is encoded by the exons ATGAAGCTTAGTGGAGTTTGTGTGTTCCTGGTTCTGCTTGTGGGGGCCTGGGGTGACACACCAGCCAACTGCACCTATGAGGACCTGCTGGGAACCTGGGTGTTCCAGGTGTCCAAGGGGGGACACGACCAGTCCGTCAACTGCTCTGTTGAAG CTACAAGTGAGAGCTCAGTGACTGTGACCCTGGAGAAACTGTCTGTAGCCACAGATGAGCTGGGGAACACCGGCTTCTTCACCCTCATCTACAACCAGGGCTTTGAGGTGGTTCTTGGAGGCTACAAGTGGTTTGCCTTcttcaag TACTCCCAGAAAGGCTCTGAAGTGACCAGCTACTGTGACCAGACCCTGCCAGGGTGGGTGCATGATGTCCTGGGACGCAACTGGGGCTGTTTTGTGGGGAAGAAGGTGAAGTCAGTGCCACGCCGGACAGACTACAAGCCCATCCCGAACATCAG gCTGCTCCAGAAGCCGTACAAACTCAACCAGGACTTCATCCAGTTAATCAACTCTGTGCAAAACTCCTGGAGGGCCGCGCCCCACCCGGAGCACGAGACCTACACCTTACAGGAGCTGCACTACAGAGCGGGGGGGCCCGCCTCTCGAGTCCCTGT GCGTGTCCGCCCTGCGCCCGTGACTGCCGACTTGGCCAAGGTGGCTGCAGCTCTGCCTGAGAGCTGGGACTGGAGAAACGTTGGTGGTGTGAACTTTGTTAGCCCTGTGAGAAACCAAG cGTCATGCGGCAGCTGCTACTCCTTTGCCACCATGGGAATGCTGGAGGCACGTGTTCGAATCCTGACTAACAACAGCCAGACTCCCGTTTTCAGTCCTCAACAAGTGGTGTCCTGCTCCGAATACTCCCAAG GTTGTGATGGAGGGTTCCCATACCTGATTGGGAAGTATTCTCAGGATTTCGGCATCGTGGAGGAGTCCTGCTTTCCATATACTGCCAAAGATTCTCCGTGCGGTGTTCCTCAAAACTGTGGCCGGTTGTACACGGCGGACTACAAGTATGTGGGTGGATTTTACGGCGGCTGCAGTGAGATGGCCATGATGAAAGAGCTGGTCCACCATGGACCCATGGCGGTCGCCTTCGAG GTCTACCCTGACTTCATGCACTATTCCGGGGGCATCTACCACCACACGGGCCTCGCAGACCCCTTCAATCCATTCGAGCTGACCAACCATGCTGTGCTGTTGGTGGGCTACGGCCACTGCCACAAGACTGGGCAGAAGTACTGGATTGTCAAGAACAGCTGGGGAACCAGCTGGGGAGAGGACGGCTTCTTCCGCATCCGCAGAGGGAGTGACGAGTGCTCCATCGAGAGCATCGCTGTAGCAGCCACACCCATCCCCAAACtctag